A portion of the Punica granatum isolate Tunisia-2019 chromosome 7, ASM765513v2, whole genome shotgun sequence genome contains these proteins:
- the LOC116213650 gene encoding fasciclin-like arabinogalactan protein 21 — MAIVPAPLLTFTALSLLYSAAQTAATGEFFLSTPLPYQHLSSAWLLEPILANLGFHELSMAVNGLSDFPAVAHWDGPTTLFAPSDAAVESCFSCSVPRILAEHMVPGLFSSSELRDLAAHGTRIETMNPGHCITLSSDSAAVINNQGRVFVDAAEITHPDMFNNGLMIVHGLGDHLVSLLHPLSCSSTARSRSPPPFLEPPVTAAASNPRLVMSLMLRDAMVRLNTGGFAVLALALRERFEDLVALQNATLFAMEDRSVFSDPRNYAGNVWFHIVPNRFLAIGDLASLPVGSTLETMERGRNLVVTSSGELSSALQINGVRVKIPEVVKNARLVVHSIFLPFVQLRSGPSIDNVIDGGGEVDVNRTAPGSPPTPRQSIEDQEGCGLGPTAVEDSHGL, encoded by the coding sequence ATGGCGATAGTCCCAGCTCCGCTGCTGACCTTCACGGCACTTTCCCTCCTCTACTCCGCCGCCCAAACCGCCGCCACCGGCGAATTTTTCTTGTCTACACCGCTGCCATACCAGCACCTCTCATCCGCTTGGCTCCTCGAGCCAATCCTAGCAAACCTCGGCTTCCATGAGCTCTCCATGGCCGTCAACGGACTCTCCGACTTCCCCGCCGTTGCCCACTGGGACGGCCCCACTACTCTCTTCGCTCCCTCGGATGCCGCCGTCGAGTCCTGCTTCTCCTGCTCCGTCCCTCGGATCCTCGCCGAACACATGGTTCCCGGCCTCTTCTCTTCCAGCGAACTCCGGGATCTCGCAGCTCACGGCACCAGGATCGAGACCATGAACCCCGGCCACTGCATCACCCTCAGCTCAGACAGCGCCGCCGTGATCAACAACCAGGGCCGAGTCTTCGTCGACGCCGCCGAGATCACACATCCCGATATGTTCAACAACGGCCTGATGATCGTGCACGGGCTCGGGGACCACCTCGTCTCTCTGCTTCACCCGCTGTCCTGCTCCTCCACCGCGAGATCTCGATCTCCACCGCCGTTCCTGGAGCCGCCCGTGACGGCCGCCGCATCTAATCCTCGGCTCGTTATGAGCCTGATGCTCCGGGATGCGATGGTCCGGCTGAACACGGGCGGGTTCGCCGTCCTGGCGCTGGCCCTGAGGGAGAGGTTCGAGGACCTCGTTGCGCTCCAGAACGCGACGCTCTTCGCCATGGAGGACCGCTCGGTGTTCTCCGACCCCCGGAACTACGCCGGCAACGTCTGGTTCCACATCGTCCCCAACCGGTTCCTCGCCATCGGAGACCTCGCCAGCCTCCCCGTGGGGTCCACGCTGGAGACGATGGAGAGGGGGAGGAATCTGGTGGTGACGAGCTCAGGCGAGCTCTCCTCCGCCCTGCAGATCAATGGCGTACGTGTCAAGATCCCGGAGGTGGTGAAGAACGCGAGGCTGGTGGTCCACAGCATCTTCCTGCCCTTTGTTCAGCTTCGATCTGGGCCGTCCATTGACAACGTGATCGACGGCGGCGGGGAGGTCGACGTCAACCGGACGGCTCCCGGGTCGCCGCCAACGCCTCGCCAGTCCATCGAAGATCAAGAGGGATGTGGGCTGGGCCCCACAGCAGTTGAGGATTCCCATGGGCTTTGA
- the LOC116212795 gene encoding fasciclin-like arabinogalactan protein 21, which yields MASRALQFTAAFIFYASIVFPTTAATWSTSFEDSFTSSPLHSQQQQLHDSLSPTALFEPILSHLGFHELAMAVPSLADSPSFTTWNGPSTVFAPSDTSIRSCNSCSAARLLSEHVVPGLFAFNYLQTLAFGTKVETMSSGHCLTVTSGTNGATNSTKIFINGVEITKPDMFNNGLVVVHGLHGFVSALSPFSCSVEKMTPLVFPAQHTAAAPPSPVMRLMLRDAMLRLRTSGFGILALGLKIKFPDLVGLHNATIFAIDDASIFGGSHSYVSNMRFHIVPNRYLAITDLEKLTVGTVLPTLDRGQYLVVTSSGGLPTLRINYVRVKFPEVMKNPKVVVHALFLPFPHLHPASVSSLVNGQVEVDHAAAVNQTANPSCAAPDEHGGCGVIPPPEYREGL from the coding sequence ATGGCGTCTCGAGCTCTGCAATTCACAGCAGCCTTCATCTTCTACGCTTCGATCGTCTTCCCCACCACTGCAGCCACATGGTCCACATCCTTCGAGGATTCCTTCACATCATCGCCGCTGCATtctcagcagcagcagctccaCGACTCGCTCTCCCCGACAGCGCTCTTCGAGCCGATCCTCTCTCACCTAGGGTTCCACGAACTGGCCATGGCGGTTCCTTCCCTCGCCGACTCACCTTCCTTCACCACGTGGAACGGCCCTTCCACCGTCTTCGCTCCCTCCGACACCTCCATCAGGTCATGCAACTCCTGCTCCGCCGCTCGCCTCCTCAGCGAGCACGTCGTTCCTGGACTCTTTGCCTTTAACTACCTCCAGACGCTAGCCTTTGGCACCAAGGTCGAGACGATGAGCTCCGGCCACTGCCTCACCGTCACGTCAGGTACCAACGGCGCCACCAATAGCACGAAGATCTTCATCAACGGCGTCGAGATCACGAAGCCGGACATGTTCAACAACGGCCTCGTGGTCGTCCACGGACTCCACGGTTTCGTCTCGGCGCTCTCGCCGTTCTCCTGCAGCGTCGAGAAGATGACTCCTCTGGTGTTCCCGGCGCAGCACACCGCGGCGGCTCCTCCTTCTCCGGTGATGCGTCTGATGCTACGCGACGCAATGCTTCGACTCCGCACCAGCGGATTTGGCATCCTGGCGCTCGGGTTGAAGATTAAGTTCCCAGACCTCGTAGGCCTACATAACGCCACGATTTTCGCGATCGATGACGCGTCCATCTTCGGCGGCTCTCACAGTTACGTCAGCAACATGCGGTTCCACATCGTCCCGAACCGCTACCTGGCGATCACTGATCTGGAGAAGCTCACCGTGGGAACCGTACTGCCGACGCTCGACAGGGGCCAATATCTGGTGGTGACGTCTTCCGGCGGACTTCCGACGCTCAGGATCAACTACGTGCGAGTCAAGTTCCCCGAGGTGATGAAGAACCCGAAGGTCGTCGTCCACGCCTTGTTCCTGCCGTTTCCTCATCTCCACCCGGCCTCCGTCAGTAGCCTGGTCAACGGTCAGGTCGAAGTCGATCACGCGGCGGCGGTGAACCAGACAGCAAATCCATCCTGCGCGGCTCCCGATGAGCACGGAGGCTGTGGTGTCATCCCGCCGCCGGAATATCGCGAAGGACTCTGA